In Trichoderma breve strain T069 chromosome 4, whole genome shotgun sequence, the following proteins share a genomic window:
- a CDS encoding cerato-platanin domain-containing protein, producing MPSLSNLVGLAAAAAVSVSAAVLPRDGTVSITPHEQFSSSVGVIGCLIKTDRVAYWPSPVDCNNICVQLTYQGRSINVLKIDQSGGAFDISYDAWNQLLFNKPATVEPHQGGGTNVQWQYVDNSQCASLLHNGKLPLSAPNSINYVASCLNQPNSWVAKNYELINFQDSVCHFGWNEVCNLNLQVSNQPSCPHILGDTHPSGMTVYNVQYGTGKLVPAP from the coding sequence ATGCCTTCTCTCAGCaacctcgtcggcctcgctgccgccgccgccgtctccGTCTCAGCCGCTGTCCTCCCTCGTGATGGCACCGTTTCCATCACCCCCCACGAGCAATTCTCGTCTTCCGTCGGCGTCATCGGCTGCCTCATCAAAACCGACCGTGTTGCCTACTGGCCCAGCCCCGTCGACTGCAACAACATCTGCGTCCAGCTCACCTACCAGGGCCGCAGCATCAACGTCCTCAAGATCGACCAGTCCGGCGGAGCCTTCGACATCTCCTACGATGCCTGGAaccagctcctcttcaacaagcctGCCACTGTTGAACCCCACCAGGGCGGTGGTACCAATGTCCAGTGGCAGTACGTCGACAACAGCCAATGCGCCAGCCTCCTCCACAACGGAAAGCTGCCCCTGTCTGCTCCCAACAGCATAAACTATGTCGCCAGCTGCCTTAACCAGCCCAACTCGTGGGTCGCCAAGAACTACGAGCTCATCAACTTCCAGGACTCCGTGTGCCACTTCGGATGGAATGAGGTTTGCAACCTCAACCTCCAAGTGAGCAACCAGCCTAGCTGCCCTCACATACTCGGTGACACTCATCCTAGCGGAATGACTGTCTACAACGTCCAATACGGCACTGGTAAGCTTGTCCCGGCTCCCTAA
- a CDS encoding type I 3-dehydroquinase domain-containing protein — protein MAGVKRSLAAMMNLSEGPVSVEGRLRPYAFINSSSDASEVTSRTPTPPFTPSRGKIPNFSSDASLALVGLRGSGKSTLAIMAASALKKRVINVEVAFQSVTGSSSSSFKQINGNAECHRKQAEVLQDIIEQNPTGCIIVCPWMERKIQSLLRQFSATNPVIHVIRDIDAIQSHLKLNDRTKAHNLMKMSNIFYRSCTNLEFFNVSEIRETNLDGNGMNDRGFATNTPPYLALKQAERHFLKFLSLIYPAGTIPFFESAFPLASIAPEDRQFTYCLSVHIQDILSGSQDWEISIVGVDAVQIFVNNLTTAGDLLDGVDGLANKITEAIGIVRRSTMLPILLHIKLPEVPNSRVVRSYLDLLSHTLSLAPEMLTVDLRLDQSDLSSIISAKSRSKIVGNYFVSTDIQSWESSTWTSWYQKACQLGCDMVRLVRQATTMDDNFVISRFKSKISSLKTHKLPLIAYNSGHLGRHSACFNQILTLVAPSPVIQVDERCAPYPYITAKEATNALYASFVYDAMKLYVFGANVGYSMSPAMHNAALSSCGIPHHYEPYSAESLKAVEHLIYDPNFGGASIGLPFKVEVTTLTKYLSPHARAIGAANTLIPIRQLKAGPVLALYGENTDWIGIRACIRRGLSPANAVRLATWGFIIGAGGMARAAVYAMLQVGIKNIAIYNRTTENAEKLFHIFTSLDQPWPSEYRYPSVIISCIPTHPIGNTPSPEFRMPDAWLGHQTGGVIIELGYKTLNTPLLKQARDGASRGWVAMDGLDLLPEQGCAQFELFTGRRAPRRVMRREILENYRDEHGKSHLEELQHRLQSIVEQDS, from the exons ATGGCAGGCGTCAAGAGATCGTTGGCTGCCATGATGAACCTCAGTGAAGGACCAGTCAGTGTCGAAGGCCGGCTGAGGCCGTATGCCTTTATCAATTCATCGTCTGATGCGTCAGAAGTCACATCAAGGACTCCTACGCCGCCGTTCACTCCTTCCAGAGGCAAGATTCCAAACTTCAGTTCTGATGCTTCTCTAGCATTGGTAGGATTGCGCGGATCTGGAAAATCGACATTGGCTATTATGGCTGCGTCGGCCTTGAAAAAGAGAGTCATCAATGTTGAGGTCGCATTTCAATCAGTAACCGGCTCGTCAAGTTCGAGCTTCAAGCAGATCAATGGAAACGCCGAGTGTCATCGGAAACAAGCCGAAGTATTGCAAGATATCATTGAGCAGAACCCGACAGGATGCATCATCGTCTGTCcatggatggagaggaaaatCCAAAGCCTCCTTCGGCAGTTTTCAGCCACCAATCCGGTCATCCATGTCATTCGGGATATCGATGCTATTCAAAGTCACCTAAAACTCAACGACAGGACAAAAGCTCACAACTTAATGAAGATGAGCAACATATTTTATCGCAGTTGCACCAATCTAGAGTTCTTCAACGTATCCGAGATCCGCGAGACAAACCTCGATGGAAATGGGATGAATGATCGTGGTTTTGCGACAAATACGCCGCCATATCTTGCTTTAAAGCAAGCTGAAAGACACTTTCTCAAATTTCTGTCACTCATATATCCGGCGGGCACGATCCCGTTCTTTGAGTCTGCATTTCCGCTTGCTAGCATTGCACCCGAGGACAGACAATTTACATACTGTCTCTCGGTCCACATTCAAGATATCTTGAGTGGGAGTCAAGATTGGGAAATTTCAATAGTTGGCGTGGATGCTGTTCAAATCTTTGTCAACAATTTGACAACAGCCGGagatctccttgatggcgtcgatggGTTGGCGAACAAAATTACCGAAGCTATCGGCATTGTACGAAGGAGCACCATGCTTCCTATTTTGCTACACATTAAACTACCCGAGGTTCCAAACAGCAGGGTAGTGCGATCATACCTAGATCTACTCTCACATACCCTGTCTCTGGCACCGGAGATGCTCACAGTCGACCTGCGCCTTGATCAATCTGATCTCTCTAGCATTATTTCTGCAAAGAGCCGATCAAAGATTGTTGGAAACTATTTCGTGTCAACAGACATTCAGTCTTGGGAATCTTCAACTTGGACATCCTGGTACCAGAAAGCGTGCCAGCTCGGCTGTGATATGGTGCGGCTCGTTCGACAAGCCACAACAATGGATGACAACTTTGTCATTTCACGATTCAAATCCAAGATTTCATCTCTAAAAACTCATAAACTACCACTTATTGCATACAATAGCGGGCACCTCGGTCGACATTCGGCCTGCTTCAACCAAATTCTCACCCTGGTGGCCCCCAGTCCTGTTATACAAGTCGACGAAAGATGCGCTCCATATCCTTACATCACGGCGAAGGAAGCTACAAATGCTTTATATGCGTCTTTTGTGTACGATGCAATGAAGCTCTACGTGTTTGGAGCCAATGTGGGATACAGCATGTCCCCAGCCATGCATAATGCAGCATTGTCATCCTGCGGGATACCACACCACTATGAGCCTTATTCCGCCGAGTCTCTCAAAGCCGTGGAGCATCTGATATACGATCCCAATTTTGGCGGAGCATCTATCGGGTTACCCTTCAAAGTTGAAGTGACGACTTTGACCAAATATCTCAGTCCCCATGCTAGAGCCATCGGGGCTGCCAACACTCTAATTCCCATCCGCCAGCTCAA AGCCGGTCCGGTTCTCGCTCTATATGGCGAGAATACCGACTGGATCGGAATTCGAGCTTGCATCCGGCGCGGATTATCTCCAGCCAATGCCGTAAGATTGGCCACCTGGGGATTTATCATAGGTGCAGGAGGAATGGCGCGTGCTGCAGTTTACGCCATGCTCCAAGTTGGCATCAAGAACATTGCAATTTACAATCGGACGACGGAGAATGCAGAGAAACTG TTCCATATTTTTACGTCTCTCGACCAACCTTGGCCTTCAGAGTACCGATACCCATCCGTTATTATATCCTGCATTCCGACTCATCCAATAGGCAACACACCGTCACCCGAGTTCAGGATGCCAGATGCATGGCTAGGCCATCAAACAGGCGGCGTCATCATCGAACTCGGGTACAAGACGTTGAATACGCCCCTCCTGAAGCAAGCCAGAGATGGTGCTTCTCGAGGTTGGGTAGCCATGGACGGTCTAGACCTGCTTCCAGAGCAAGGTTGCGCACAATTTGAGTTGTTTACAGGGAGAAGGGCTCCACGGCGTGTCATGCGGAGAGAAATTCTGGAGAATTACAGAGATGAGCATGGCAAATCACATCTAGAGGAGTTGCAACACAGGTTACAGTCTATAGTTGAGCAGGACTCGTGA
- a CDS encoding xylose isomerase-like TIM barrel domain-containing protein: MSYKPSICTVSLGRCSAGHSLEHKLDMARKYGFRAVELFFEDLLDLTKTMPGGDQPNNQLAAAAIIRQLCDDRELSILCLQPFMHYEGLVDRQLHQQKLNDAKLWVHMAHILGTEMILLPSSFLSPSEVSSDMDAIVQDMVEIAEIGLEASPVIKFAYEALCWGTRVDTWETSWDVVQRVNRPNFGICLDTFNIAGRIYADPSASSGRTDNCDEAVEASLHEMIASIDPKKLFLVQMADAEKLSQPLDSSHPFYNEEQPPRMSWSRNARLFYGESQHGGYLPVKRILDVIIRDLGYQGWLSFEVFNRALLDKDGRVPETMARRAAQSWRRMERDLSLGRSTMNYKTQALL, encoded by the coding sequence ATGTCGTATAAACCCAGTATTTGCACCGTATCCCTTGGACGGTGCTCCGCGGGACACTCTCTTGAGCATAAACTTGACATGGCAAGAAAGTACGGCTTCCGAGCTGTCGAGCTGTTCTTCGAAGATCTCCTCGATTTGACAAAGACCATGCCTGGAGGCGACCAACCGAACAATCaacttgcagctgcagccatAATTCGTCAGCTATGTGACGACCGGGAACTATCGATCCTTTGTTTACAGCCCTTTATGCATTACGAGGGACTAGTAGACCGACAATTACACCAGCAAAAACTAAATGATGCGAAATTATGGGTGCATATGGCGCACATCTTAGGGACTGAGATGATACTACTTCCAAGTagctttctctccccttcaGAAGTATCGTCGGATATGGATGCGATTGTCCAAGACATGGTTGAGATTGCAGAGATTGGTCTTGAAGCCTCCCCAGTCATTAAATTCGCTTACGAGGCTCTATGTTGGGGCACACGAGTCGACACATGGGAGACGAGCTGGGATGTTGTGCAAAGAGTCAACCGCCCGAATTTCGGCATTTGCCTTGACACTTTTAACATTGCCGGTCGAATCTATGCGGACCCgtcggcatcttctggcCGAACTGATAATTGCGACGAAGCGGTCGAAGCCTCTCTGCATGAGATGATTGCTTCTATTGATCCGAAAAAGCTATTTCTGGTGCAAATGGCAGATGCAGAAAAGCtgtctcagcctcttgaCAGCAGTCATCCATTTTACAACGAGGAGCAACCGCCTCGAATGAGCTGGTCTCGGAATGCCAGATTATTTTACGGCGAAAGCCAACACGGCGGATATCTACCAGTTAAACGAATTTTGGACGTCATCATCAGGGACCTCGGATATCAAGGCTGGCTGAGCTTTGAAGTATTTAATAGAGCATTGTTGGACAAGGATGGGCGAGTCCCGGAGACAATGGCCAGGAGGGCGGCACAGTCATGGAGGCGGATGGAGCGCGACTTGTCACTTGGACGGTCTACCATGAATTATAAAACTCAAGCCCTGTTGTAA
- a CDS encoding shikimate dehydrogenase substrate binding domain-containing protein, with protein sequence MALSTESIVNDIERAGLDKHGYLFGQKLTHSLSPFLHQVIYDHLNLRWSQVRLDSADLRLFLDLVQHPSCYGASVTMPNKVAIIPHLDEMTDECRDVGACNTVFFKERDGQRILCGTNTDVIGIRDSFFYNVKDPAFTYHDRPALVIGGGGAARSAIYALRKWMNVKEIYLVNRDASEVEAVIRDCTSRGYGEGLLHIATAEQARSVEGPGAIVACVPDFIPQTSDEKLARQITEILLDKKHKGAMLEMCYNPTPFTALGMLAEKKGWNVILGTEALIWQGLEQDTYWTGNTIDGLPAEKVKAAIAANVAQRSQSKL encoded by the exons ATGGCCCTGTCGACAGAATCCATCGTCAATGACATTGAACGTGCAGGTCTCGACAAGCATGGCTATCTATTTGGCCAAAAACTCACACATTCGCTGTCTCCCTTCCTTCATCAAGTCATCTACGATCATCTGAATCTCCGATGGAGTCAGGTTCGTCTCGATTCAGCAGACCTACGGCTCTTTTTAGATCTGGTGCAGCATCCATCATGCTACG GTGCATCAGTTACAATGCCAAACAAAGTGGCCATCATTCCTCACCTTGATGAAATGACCGACGAGTGTCGCGACGTGGGAGCCTGCAACACAGtcttcttcaaagagagGGATGGTCAGCGGATCTTGTGTGGTACAAACACCGATGTCATTGGTATCCGCGACTCTTTTTTCTACAATGTCAAGGATCCAGCCTTCACGTACCACGACCGGCCAGCTCTTGTCattggtggaggaggtgccGCACGAAGCGCTATCTATGCCCTACGAAAGTGGATGAACGTCAAAGAAATATACCTGGTAAACCGCGATGCTTCTGAAGTCGAGGCTGTCATCCGAGACTGCACATCCCGAGGCTACGGTGAAGGTCTCTTACACATTGCCACCGCAGAGCAGGCGAGAAGTGTTGAAGGCCCTGGAGCCATTGTTGCATGCGTGCCGGATTTCATACCGCAAACAAGCGACGAGAAACTTGCAAGACAAATCACAGAGATTTTGCTAGATAAGAAGCACAAGGGTGCAATGCTTGAAATGTGCTATAATCCAACACCATTTACTGCGCTAGGCATGCTAGCCGAGAAGAAAGGTTGGAATGTTATTCTGGGAACAGAGGCGCTTATATGGCAGGGCTTGGAGCAAGACACATATTGGACTGGAAACACGATTGATGGATTGCCGGCCGAGAAAGTAAAGGCTGCGATTGCGGCGAATGTAGCTCAGAGATCACAGTCAAAATTGTAA
- a CDS encoding pep3/Vps18/deep orange family domain-containing protein yields MSLDPNDGFVAAEAAEPESGDLPIFTIERVQLQFSIAADFAAAQVANNVIILALSSGRILRIDLNRPEDIDDIDLPRKPSEIGIIRRMFLDPTASHLLVCTSLGHNFYLHSQSKQPRLLSKLPGVLIESIAWNPSLPTASTREILIGTVDGNIYEAFIETSNEFYRKEMKHLKNLHKLPDGPITGLWVDNLHGKNDLRRVMIATQSRLFHLVGRISHGHDGSGSIYTRMFETEQPVIHELSRVTSGASSTFVVSPDPPDTSPHDDDDVPDRAYAWLSSHGVYHGKLLNAPADSALGSKVFAESKMLPRAQIVTQGSGSKRKPSTETIDAIALTQWHIVNLVGGRVITTNRLTGEMVSEHDVLSAGQKPIGFSVDSQKNTFWLFTSEEIFEIVVRDEDRNIWKIMMETQQFEPALQQARSQIQRETVSAAFGDYLSTKGHWSEAAMVYGRSNKPFEEVALKLIDSNQPDALRIFLLTKLGTTKKSAVMQRIMIASWLVEIFMAKLNSLDDAIITHADLSEKMNPAESRKLINSAKKEFQEFVNNHGREEELLYFANAINDYNYVLSYWVQRERWTEALNVLKKQTDAEIFYRYSTVLMSHVAQDTVDILMRHSDLSPRRLIPALLEYHRGFDGEATAQNQAIRYLNYVVYQLNSTDAAVHNTLVSIYASHPSKDESGLLSYLQAQGDEPRYDSDFALRQCIHHHRTLSCVHIYTSMEQYLQAVDLALSHNEVELAAVIADRPMSNPQLRKRLWLAVARRVISQSDGIKTAIEFLKRCDLLKIEDLIPFFPDFVVIDDFKEEICEALEDYSRNIDNLKKEMDESSQTATNIKLDIAALDHRYAIVEPVLEQAGVAKSNRIKELQMQIHKGLVSGTQREAVVAELDALVASACILCSDFAIKRIDEPFITRDDNPDEWAL; encoded by the exons ATGTCGCTTGATCCCAACGATGGGTttgtcgccgccgaggccgcaGAACCGGAGAGCGGCGACCTGCCAATCTTCACGATCGAGCGAGTGCAGCTGCAGTTCTCCATAGCGGCTGATTTTGCCGCCGCACAGGTCGCCAACAATGTCATCATCCTGGCCCTGAGCAGTGGTAGGATTCTGCGCATCGACCTGAACCGACCCGAGGATATCGACG ACATTGACCTACCGAGGAAGCCATCCGAGATCGGTATCATTCGACGCATGTTCCTCGATCCCACGGCGTCGCATCTCCTGGTTTGCACGTCGCTCGGTCATAATTTCTACCTGCATTCTCAGTCTAAGCAGCCAAGGCTTCTTTCGAAATTGCCTGGTGTCTTGATCGAGAGCATAGCATGGAATCCATCTCTACCCACCGCCTCCACGAGAGAGATCCTCATCGGCACCGTAGACGGCAACATCTACGAGGCTTTCATAGAAACGTCCAACGAGTTCTACAGGAAGGAAATGAAGCATCTAAAGAACCTACATAAGCTCCCGGATGGGCCCATCACGGGCCTCTGGGTAGACAACCTACATGGAAAGAATGACTTGAGGAGGGTCATGATTGCTACGCAGAGCAGGCTGTTCCACCTTGTTGGCAGAATTAGCCATGGCCACGACGGCAGCGGCTCCATCTACACGAGGATGTTTGAAACGGAACAGCCTGTCATCCACGAGCTTTCAAGAGTCACGTCTGGGGCGAGCTCCACTTTCGTTGTGTCCCCCGACCCGCCTGACACCAGCCCtcatgatgacgatgatgtgcCGGACCGAGCATATGCATGGCTATCGTCGCATGGTGTATATCATGGAAAGTTGCTCAATGCGCCTGCAGATTCTGCGCTAGGCTCCAAGGTCTTTGCTGAGTCCAAGATGCTCCCAAGAGCGCAGATTGTCACACAAGGGTCGGGGAGCAAACGGAAACCTTCTACCGAAACgattgatgccattgcccTCACCCAATGGCACATTGTGAACCTGGTTGGTGGCCGTGTTATTACCACCAATCGTCTTACTGGAGAGATGGTGTCAGAACACGACGTGCTTTCCGCCGGCCAGAAGCCTATTGGATTTTCGGTAGATTCTCAGAAGAACACCTTTTGGCTGTTCACTTCCGAAGAGATCTTTGAGATTGTGGTACGCGATGAGGATCGGAACATCTGGAAAATCATGATGGAAACGCAACAGTTTGAACCGGCCCTTCAACAGGCTCGCTCGCAAATCCAGAGGGAGACAGTTTCCGCCGCATTTGGAGACTACCTTTCTACCAAAGGCCATTGGAGTGAAGCTGCCATGGTTTACGGCCGGAGCAACAAGCCTTTTGAGGAAGTTGCGCTCAAATTGATTGACAGCAACCAACCAGATGCCCTGCGCATCTTCCTCCTTACAAAACTAGGCACGACCAAAAAATCTGCTGTTATGCAAAGGATAATGATTGCGAGCTGGCTAGTCGAGATCTTCATGGCTAAGCTCAACTCCCtcgatgatgccatcatcactcatGCAGACCTGTCAGAGAAAATGAACCCTGCAGAATCGAGAAAATTGATCAACTCGGCAAAGAAAGAGTTTCAAGAGTTTGTCAACAA TCATGGGcgagaagaggagctgctcTACTttgccaacgccatcaaTGACTACAATTACGTCTTATCTTACTGGGTACAGCGAGAGAGATGGACTGAGGCGCTCAACGTCCTAAAGAAGCAGACAGATGCAGAAATCTTTTATCGATACAGCACTGTACTCATGTCGCACGTTGCACAAGATACCGTGGACATTCTTATGAGACACTCAGATCTCAGTCCACGGCGATTAATTCCAGCATTGCTAGAATACCACCGTGGCTTTGATGGTGAAGCAACAGCCCAGAACCAGGCTATAAGGTACCTCAACTACGTTGTCTATCAACTTAATTCAACTGACGCGGCGGTCCACAACACGCTCGTGTCCATCTACGCCTCACACCCCTCCAAAGATGAGTCAGGGCTACTATCGTATCTGCAGGCGCAGGGTGATGAGCCTCGGTACGATTCCGACTTTGCTTTGCGCCAGTGTATCCACCACCATCGAACACTGTCGTGCGTTCACATATATACCAGCATGGAACAATATCTTCAGGCGGTTGACCTCGCGCTCTCCCACAACGAGGTTGAGCTGGCTGCGGTTATCGCTGATAGACCAATGTCCAACCCCCAATTGCGCAAAAGACTGTGGTTAGCTGTTGCTCGGAGAGTCATTTCTCAATCTGACGGTATCAAAACGGCAATTGAATTCCTGAAGAGATGCGACTTGCTTAAGATTGAGGATCTGATTCCGTTCTTTCCCGACTTTGTAGTCATCGATGACTTCAAAGAGGAAATCTGCGAGGCTTTGGAGGACTATAGCCGAAACATTGATAAtttgaagaaagagatggacgAGTCTTCACAGACGGCGACAAATATTAAGCTGGATATTGCTGCTCTGGATCACAGATACGCCATTGTGGAACCTG TATTGGAGCAAGCTGGTGTTGCCAAGTCAAACCGAATCAAGGAACTCCAGATGCAAATTCACAAGGGTCTTGTGAGCGGTACGCAGCGAGAGGCCGTTGTGGCTGAGCTTGATGCCTTGGTGGCGTCAGCATG TATTTTATGCAGTGATTTCGCCATCAAGAGAATAGACGAACCGTTCATTACGCGGGATGATAACCCTGATGAATGGGCATTATGA
- a CDS encoding sugar transporter domain-containing protein, which produces MTILSLKEDRPTPKAVYNWRVYACAATASFAACMIGYDSAFIGTTLALPSFEDEFNFAQYSKSHLTLIQQNIVSVYQAGAFFGSLAAYVSSYFLGRRKSLLTFAAFFMIGAGMMLGANGSRGLGLIIGGRVLAGFGVGGCSNMTPIYISELAPPAVRGRLVGLYELGWQIGGLVGFWITYGVNTTLAPSHTQWLIPFAVQLIPGGMLLIGAIFIPESPRWLFLKGKREEALKVLCWMRQLDRDDKYIVEEVAFIDEDLDRYRREVGAGFWKPFLALKERRIQWRFCLGALLFIFQNGSGINAINYYSPTVFRSIGVQGTNTSFLTTGIFGVVKTALTLVWLLVLIDHMGRRNLLMIGAIGGSLCMWFIGAYIKISDPASNQNNTTLSSGGIAAIFFFYLWTAFYTPSWNGTPWVINSEMFDQNTRSLGQANAAANNWLWNFIIARFTQQMFESWGYGVYFFFASLMIISVVFVFFCIPETKALPLEAMDRLFKIKPTWKANKILMEELRAENQDFEQNTRGIGWDNEKETSAEQVEDGTAKV; this is translated from the exons ATGACTATTCTTTCTTTGAAGGAGGACCGGCCTACGCCAAAGGCCGTCTACAACTGGAGAGTGTATGCTTGTGCTGCTACTGCATCCTTTGCAGCATGCATGATTGGCTACGACTCTGCCTTCATTGGCACTACTCTTGCCCTCCCTTCGTTTGAGGATGAGTTTAACTTTGCGCAATACTCCAAGTCACACCTCACACTTATTCAACAAAACATTGTATCTGTCTATCAAGCCGGAGCTTTCTTCGGAAGTTTGGCGGCCTACGTCTCCAGTTACTTTCTGGGACGTAGGAAATCCCTCCTCACCTTCGCCGCCTTCTTTATGATTGGAGCCGGCATGATGCTTGGTGCCAATGGTAGccgtggccttggcctcatTATTGGTGGCCGCGTGCTGGCTGGTTTTGGAGTGGGAGGATGCTCCAACATGACACCTATTTACATCTCTGAGCTTGCTCCGCCAGCCGTACGTGGACGTCTCGTGGGCCTCTATGAGTTAGGGTGGCAAATTGGTGGCCTGGTCGGATTCTGGATCACATACGGCGTAAACACAACCCTGGCGCCCAGCCACACACAATGGCTCATCCCGTTTGCCGTCCAACTTATCCCTGGAGGAATGCTCCTAATTGGCGCCATATTCATCCCCGAATCTCCTCGCTGGCTCTTTTTGAAGGGTAAACGGGAAGAAGCCTTGAAAGTCCTTTGCTGGATGAGACAGCTTGACCGTGACGATAAGTATATCGTGGAGGAAGTGGCATTCATTGACGAAGATTTGGATCGCTATCGCCGAGAAGTTGGTGCTGGTTTCTGGAAGCCATTCTTGGCTCTCAAGGAGCGCAGGATCCAATGGAGGTTTTGCCTTGGTGCTCTGCTATTTATCTTCCAGAATG GCTCCGGCATCAACGCGATCAATTACTACAGCCCGACTGTGTTCCGTAGCATCGGCGTCCAGGGAACCAATACAAGCTTTCTCACGACAGGCATCTTTGGTGTCGTTAAGACAGCCTTGACCCTGGTCTGGCTTCTCGTGCTCATCGACCACATGGGGCGCCGGAATCTTTTGATGATTGGTGCCATCGGTGGCTCCCTGTGCATGTGGTTCATTGGAGCTTACATCAAGATTTCGGATCCTGCTTCCAACCAAAACAACACTACGTTATCTTCCGGAGGCATCgcagccatcttcttcttctatctcTGGACAGCATTCTACACGCCATCATGGAATGGAACGCCATGGGTCATCAATTCAGAAATGTTTGACCAAAACACACGATCTCTTGGCCAGGCTAACGCAGCCGCAAATAACTGGCTATGGAATTTCATCATTGCGAGATTCACGCAGCAAATGTTTGAATCGTGGGGTTATGGCgtctatttctttttcgcgTCTCTCATGATAATTTCCGTTGTTTTTGTATTTTTCTGCATTCCCGAGACAAAAGCACTGCCTCTTGAGGCCATGGATCGGCTGTTCAAGATTAAGCCGACGTGGAAGGCAAACAAAATCTTGATGGAGGAACTTCGAGCTGAGAACCAGGATTTTGAACAGAATACGCGAGGGATAGGTTGGGATAATGAGAAGGAGACATCGGCTGAGCAGGTAGAAGATGGAACTGCCAAGGTGTAA
- a CDS encoding dehydroquinase class II domain-containing protein, whose protein sequence is MAQKILLINGPNLNLLGTREPQIYGSATLNDVVKQAKIQAAELSIQVDAFQSNHEGAIVDKIQAARGEVDGIIINPGAFTHTSVAIRDALLGVGIPFVEIHVSNVHARESWRKHSYLSDKAQAVICGLGVFGYTAAIEFAAKHMKVNAGASKL, encoded by the coding sequence ATGGCGCAGAAAATCCTTCTTATCAATGGCCCCAACCTAAATCTCCTTGGCACCAGGGAGCCTCAAATCTACGGTTCAGCAACTCTAAACGATGTCGTCAAACAAGCAAAAATACAAGCAGCGGAGCTATCTATACAAGTTGATGCCTTTCAATCCAATCATGAAGGAGCCATTGTAGATAAGATCCAAGCAGCAAGAGGGGAAGTGgatggaatcatcatcaaccccGGCGCCTTTACACACACCAGCGTGGCGATTCGCGACGCTCTCCTCGGCGTGGGAATTCCGTTTGTTGAGATTCATGTTTCGAATGTTCACGCGCGGGAGTCATGGAGAAAGCATAGTTATTTGAGCGATAAAGCGCAGGCTGTCATTTGCGGATTGGGCGTGTTTGGATATACAGCTGCGATTGAGTTTGCCGCGAAGCATATGAAGGTTAACGCTGGAGCATCTAAGCTGTAG